A window of the Falco rusticolus isolate bFalRus1 chromosome 1, bFalRus1.pri, whole genome shotgun sequence genome harbors these coding sequences:
- the PIGS gene encoding GPI transamidase component PIG-S isoform X2, with the protein MAAAAAIAADEAERARGRRAALSFAAIAVVLGLPLWWRTTETYRAALPYAGIDGLGQLPFQLAVPVAVVFAPGSVPGDLPRPLPFRDVQEMEIPVNLRSSITSRYETLYRSTTAQEEAALDAATAQEADAALRSLQDATLGSLTMYVVPETSSLLPQGISVYVGKHRSALVRAGGGLAALRTRLWQLTQVMSFTASSIATALSDRVPDGQLGLDARRYLKSSLGYEITFSLLNPDPKSHAVDWDIEDAVDRYVQPVLDKLSLVANFSVDSQILYYAVLGVTPRFDKESSSFLLSAHSLPHVINPVEARLGSSAASLNPVLNFLLYVPERSHSPLYIQDKDGAPVSTNAFHSPRWGGIVVYNIEAPASPQASLPLHVDVDMVRVMEVFLAQLRLLFGLSREELPPEFLLESPGNEGLADWELDRLLWAHTVENIATVSTTLTSLAQLLDKIGNIVIKDDVASEVYRAVAAAQSAMAKLATGHLHSAFQASKEAVTSSERAFFDPSLLHLLYFPDDQKFAIYIPLFLPMAVPILLSLAKIVREARQRQKEPTKLD; encoded by the exons atggcggcggcggcagcgaTAGCGGCGGATGAAGCAG agcgggcgcggggccgccgggccgCCCTGTCTTTCGCGGCCATCGCcgtggtgctggggctgccgcTGTGGTGGAGAACGACCGAAACCTACCGCGCCGCCCTGCCCTACGCGGGCATCGACGGGCTGGGCCAGCTGCCG TTCCAGCTGGCGGTGCCTGTCGCCGTGGTCTTCGCCCCGGGGTCGGTGCCCGGGGACCTGCCGAGGCCGCTGCCCTTCAGGGACGTGCAGGAGATGGAGATTCCCGTGAACT TGAGAAGCAGCATCACGTCCCGCTACGAGACCCTCTATCGCAGCACCACGGCTCAGGAGGAGGCAGCGCTGGATGCAGCTACCGCACAAG AGGCTGACGCTGCTCTGCGCTCGCTGCAGGATGCTACACTGGGCTCTCTGACCATGTACGTGGTCCCTGAAACTTCGTCTCTCCTGCCTCAG ggcatCAGCGTCTACGTGGGGAAGCACCGCAGTGCCCtggtgagggctggggggggcctGGCTGCCCTCCGCACCCGCCTCTGGCAGCTCACGCAGGTGATGTCCTTCACGGCCAGCTCCATCGCCACTGCTCTCTCGGACCGTGTGCCTGATGGCCAGCTTGGCCTTGATGCCCGGCGGTACTTGAAATCCAGCCTGG GGTATGAGATCACCTTCAGCCTGCTGAACCCCGACCCCAAGTCCCATGCTGTGGACTGGGACATCGAGGATGCTGTGGACCGCTACGTGCAGCCCGTCCTGGACAAACTGAGCTTGGTGGCCAACTTCTCTGTGGACTCGCAG ATCCTGTACTATGCTGTCTTAGGAGTGACACCACGCTTTGACAAGGAGTCCTCCAGCTTCCTCCTGAGCGCTCACAGCCTCCCACATGTCATCAACCCTGTGGAGGCCCGGCTAG gctccagCGCTGCCTCGCTCAACCCTGTGCTGAACTTCCTGCTGTACGTGCCAGAGCGTTCCCACTCCCCTCTGTACATCCAGGACAAGGACGGAGCCCCAGTGAGCACCAACGCCTTCCACAGTCCCCGCTGGGGTGGCATCGTG GTTTACAACATTGAAGCCCCTGCTTCCCCCCAAGCCTCCCTCCCACTGCATGTGGATGTGGACATGGTGCGAGTGATGGAGGTTTTCCTGGCCCAGCTCCG GTTACTCTTTGGGTTATCTCGGGAAGAGCTGCCCCCTGAGTTTCTGCTGGAGAGCCCAGGGAACGAGGGGCTGGCCGACTGGGAGCTGGACCGTCTGCTCTGGGCCCACACTGTGGAGAACATTGCCACCGTCTCCACCACCTTGACCTCACTGGCCCAGCTCCTGGACAAGATCGGGAACATTGTCATCAAAGATGATGTAGCCTCTGAG GTGTACcgagcagtggctgcagcacagagtgCCATGGCTAAGCTGGCCACAGGCCACCTGCACTCTGCTTTCCAGGCCAGCAAGGAAGCAGTCACTTCCTCAGAGCGAGCCTTCTTTGACCCATCTCTCCTCCATCTTCTCTACTTCCCCGATGACCAGAAATTTGCCATCTACATCCCACTTTTCCTGCCCATGGCCGTTCCCATTCTCCTCTCCCTGGCCAAGATTGTGCGGGAGGCCAGGCAACGTCAGAAGGAGCCCACCAAGCTGGACTGA
- the PIGS gene encoding GPI transamidase component PIG-S isoform X1 has protein sequence MAAAAAIAADEAERARGRRAALSFAAIAVVLGLPLWWRTTETYRAALPYAGIDGLGQLPFQLAVPVAVVFAPGSVPGDLPRPLPFRDVQEMEIPVNSVRSSITSRYETLYRSTTAQEEAALDAATAQEADAALRSLQDATLGSLTMYVVPETSSLLPQGISVYVGKHRSALVRAGGGLAALRTRLWQLTQVMSFTASSIATALSDRVPDGQLGLDARRYLKSSLGYEITFSLLNPDPKSHAVDWDIEDAVDRYVQPVLDKLSLVANFSVDSQILYYAVLGVTPRFDKESSSFLLSAHSLPHVINPVEARLGSSAASLNPVLNFLLYVPERSHSPLYIQDKDGAPVSTNAFHSPRWGGIVVYNIEAPASPQASLPLHVDVDMVRVMEVFLAQLRLLFGLSREELPPEFLLESPGNEGLADWELDRLLWAHTVENIATVSTTLTSLAQLLDKIGNIVIKDDVASEVYRAVAAAQSAMAKLATGHLHSAFQASKEAVTSSERAFFDPSLLHLLYFPDDQKFAIYIPLFLPMAVPILLSLAKIVREARQRQKEPTKLD, from the exons atggcggcggcggcagcgaTAGCGGCGGATGAAGCAG agcgggcgcggggccgccgggccgCCCTGTCTTTCGCGGCCATCGCcgtggtgctggggctgccgcTGTGGTGGAGAACGACCGAAACCTACCGCGCCGCCCTGCCCTACGCGGGCATCGACGGGCTGGGCCAGCTGCCG TTCCAGCTGGCGGTGCCTGTCGCCGTGGTCTTCGCCCCGGGGTCGGTGCCCGGGGACCTGCCGAGGCCGCTGCCCTTCAGGGACGTGCAGGAGATGGAGATTCCCGTGAACT CAGTGAGAAGCAGCATCACGTCCCGCTACGAGACCCTCTATCGCAGCACCACGGCTCAGGAGGAGGCAGCGCTGGATGCAGCTACCGCACAAG AGGCTGACGCTGCTCTGCGCTCGCTGCAGGATGCTACACTGGGCTCTCTGACCATGTACGTGGTCCCTGAAACTTCGTCTCTCCTGCCTCAG ggcatCAGCGTCTACGTGGGGAAGCACCGCAGTGCCCtggtgagggctggggggggcctGGCTGCCCTCCGCACCCGCCTCTGGCAGCTCACGCAGGTGATGTCCTTCACGGCCAGCTCCATCGCCACTGCTCTCTCGGACCGTGTGCCTGATGGCCAGCTTGGCCTTGATGCCCGGCGGTACTTGAAATCCAGCCTGG GGTATGAGATCACCTTCAGCCTGCTGAACCCCGACCCCAAGTCCCATGCTGTGGACTGGGACATCGAGGATGCTGTGGACCGCTACGTGCAGCCCGTCCTGGACAAACTGAGCTTGGTGGCCAACTTCTCTGTGGACTCGCAG ATCCTGTACTATGCTGTCTTAGGAGTGACACCACGCTTTGACAAGGAGTCCTCCAGCTTCCTCCTGAGCGCTCACAGCCTCCCACATGTCATCAACCCTGTGGAGGCCCGGCTAG gctccagCGCTGCCTCGCTCAACCCTGTGCTGAACTTCCTGCTGTACGTGCCAGAGCGTTCCCACTCCCCTCTGTACATCCAGGACAAGGACGGAGCCCCAGTGAGCACCAACGCCTTCCACAGTCCCCGCTGGGGTGGCATCGTG GTTTACAACATTGAAGCCCCTGCTTCCCCCCAAGCCTCCCTCCCACTGCATGTGGATGTGGACATGGTGCGAGTGATGGAGGTTTTCCTGGCCCAGCTCCG GTTACTCTTTGGGTTATCTCGGGAAGAGCTGCCCCCTGAGTTTCTGCTGGAGAGCCCAGGGAACGAGGGGCTGGCCGACTGGGAGCTGGACCGTCTGCTCTGGGCCCACACTGTGGAGAACATTGCCACCGTCTCCACCACCTTGACCTCACTGGCCCAGCTCCTGGACAAGATCGGGAACATTGTCATCAAAGATGATGTAGCCTCTGAG GTGTACcgagcagtggctgcagcacagagtgCCATGGCTAAGCTGGCCACAGGCCACCTGCACTCTGCTTTCCAGGCCAGCAAGGAAGCAGTCACTTCCTCAGAGCGAGCCTTCTTTGACCCATCTCTCCTCCATCTTCTCTACTTCCCCGATGACCAGAAATTTGCCATCTACATCCCACTTTTCCTGCCCATGGCCGTTCCCATTCTCCTCTCCCTGGCCAAGATTGTGCGGGAGGCCAGGCAACGTCAGAAGGAGCCCACCAAGCTGGACTGA